AGACCAGCCTCatgtttttcctccttgcagtGCTAACCTTGCAATGTTACACTTGCCAAGAACCTACTGCTGTTGATAAGTGCGTGACGATCCAGAACTGCACAAAGAATGAAACCATGTGCAAAACTACTATGTATTCCCTGGAGGACGGTAAGGACAATTACTTCTTTATCTATATTTATAACATGAGTGAGTGTTTCTACAGTGAAGACTGCTGGTGTGGGGGAGCAGTACCTTTTCGCACTTAAATATGTAAACCTGGAAGACAGCTCCCACAGGGCAGAAAACAGTCTTCTGCTGTTACGGAAAGCAGTTTTCATAGGAGTGAATACTTAGTGAATACAAACTCATAGTTAATGCTCAGTGTTGAGCATGGTTAGAAAAAGCATGTTGACTTGATCTTGAGACATGGAGCTAAAGAGCTCTCGCTCTCCAGACCGTTTGCATGACTCACACAATGGGTGTGGGTTAAACAGTGCTCTCCTGACCTGAGAACTGTTTGTGAAAGCTGGTTGGAGTAGAGAAGTCAGACTCAGTAAGGTGGGGACACCAACCTCCGGTTATCTGGAGGCAAAACAGAAATGCCCTTGAGTTGTCTGGAGCTCTCAGGAAGGCATTGTCAGTCTGGCTGATGACCCTACAGGTCATAACCTGTCCAAATAAAGAAATGGACTGTGAAGACGGAGGAAGATGAAGACCTCTTTTACGTGGTCCTGTTGATAAGGCTCTGGTTGCACATGGGAGAGGCAGGAGATAGTGAGTAGAGtaaaagcagaggcagaaaaagTGCCTAATTGACCTTTTGCAGGGTAAAGCTGATCCAGGCAGGACACAGAGGATGGAAAGTGCTGTTCAGCTTGTGGTCACTCAGTGGGAACTGCTTCCTGGTAGGAAGTGGAACAGTTGTGTGTGAAATGGAGCTAAAACCTTGGTCTTGAAGGCAGCCAGTGTTTCACTAGGGACAGGGAGAGTTCTCCTCCATTCCTCCCATTGCTaactgttctttctttctttgttgtagTTTATCCCTTCGTGGGAGTCTCAACCGCCACCAAGATGTGCTCTTCCGTCTGCATCCCATCCGATGTGGATGGGATTGGCATGACACGCCCCGTCTCCTGCTGTTACACTGACTTGTGCAACACTGATGGCGCAGCTAGTTTGAGGATCAGCTTTGTGCCAGTTGGGATGATAGCAAGTTCCCTTTGTGCCCTCTTCTGGACTAGACTGTGAGGAGCTGATGGGGAGGTCTTTCACGCTGAAGAACCCCATGAAGAAGAGAATAAACCCCTGCCAGCCCAGCTTTCTGATTGGATGCCTCATGGACAACCCTCAACAGCTCCTGGAAATTGCTTTTTTAGTACCCGCCCTTTTCCCACGACCAAGAGAGAAGCAAAACTCAGGAAGTCCTGACACAAATTTTTGAATTGACTCTTCAACAACTCCCACAACAGTAACTATGGAGTTTCTTTGCTGTGATGGACTGCTTGGTTTTGAACTAAAAAATTCTGCTGTAAGAAGTATATTCAAAGCAAAAACCTTGCACTAAGAGCCTTCCAGACCTCCTTAGAGCAATTTTCCCCCAGCTGTTAGCCAGCAGAATAGCTGAATTGGCTAGT
The DNA window shown above is from Strix aluco isolate bStrAlu1 chromosome 1, bStrAlu1.hap1, whole genome shotgun sequence and carries:
- the LOC141932568 gene encoding ly6/PLAUR domain-containing protein 2-like, producing the protein MKVFMSLLLVAIACMTFVLTLQCYTCQEPTAVDKCVTIQNCTKNETMCKTTMYSLEDVYPFVGVSTATKMCSSVCIPSDVDGIGMTRPVSCCYTDLCNTDGAASLRISFVPVGMIASSLCALFWTRL